The following coding sequences lie in one Apium graveolens cultivar Ventura chromosome 1, ASM990537v1, whole genome shotgun sequence genomic window:
- the LOC141718177 gene encoding uncharacterized protein LOC141718177 has protein sequence MQLEEEKLLAKSRTKRAQRDPTPELISDEEEEEKQKDLKDMIYELQRKVDRDSGVEIGETLIPFSHSLEAIPRQRDLKHYNFDTFDGLGDLEEHLNYFEQIAQIYYYNDFTKSRFFVSTPKGGAQRCFSRIPSRNIHSWKEFHTSFLRRFRANNTHEMHMCHLETIRQYDNESLSAYMRRFQEAINKVSSLDEREALSIFRRNLDLEHNERYIVELINKEPQSLAAAYSMAARFIKETDVLQAMRMTRSGGSRSRNSDHRPKGGYHEDKKFKQNQQNQERQTTPVFQRLGPKPESKSDPGPTKQPREPKQEPDWTPLNITREEILKEVKDKPFYYPPKPMQTPPESIPYNRKYDYHETHGHKTENCLSLKYFIEDQVKKGNLNKYLVRDNNNRGKA, from the coding sequence ATGCAGTTAGAAGAAGAAAAGCTATTGGCCAAGTCCAGGACCAAAAGAGCCCAGAGAGACCCCACTCCGGAGCTAATCTctgatgaagaagaagaggagaAGCAGAAAGACCTAAAAGATATGATCTATGAATTGCAAAGGAAGGTGGACAGAGACTCGGGAGTAGAAATTGgggaaacattgattcctttTAGCCACTCCTTAGAGGCTATCCCTAGGCAGCGAGACCTAAAGCACTATAACTTTGACACTTTTGACGGTCTAGGAGACCTGGAGGAGCACTTGAATTACTTTGAGCAGATCGCGCAAATATATTACTACAATGACTTCACAAAATCAAGGTTCTTCGTATCAACTCCtaagggaggggcccagagaTGTTTCAGTAGGATCCCCTCCCGCAACATTCATAGTTGGAAGGAGTTCCACACATCTTTTCTCCGGAGATTTCGAGCAAACAATACGCATGAAATGCATATGTGTCACCTGGAAACCATCCGACAGTATGACAATGAGTCTCTCTCGGCATATATGCGCCGGTTTCAGGAAGCAATCAACAAAGTCTCGAGCTTAGATGAGCGCGAAGCTCTGAGCATTTTCAGGAGAAACTTGGACCTAGAGCACAATGAGAGATATATAGTCGAACTAATCAATAAGGAGCCACAAAGTCTGGCAGCAGCTTACTCCATGGCTGCCAGATTTATAAAAGAAACTGATGTACTCCAGGCAATGAGGATGACCCGGAGTGGGGGATCCAGGAGTAGAAACTCTGATcaccgaccgaaagggggttaccatgAGGACAAGAAGTTCAAGCAAAACCAGCAGAATCAAGAAAGACAAACTACTCCAGTTTTTCAGAGACTCGGTCCTAAGCCGGAGTCCAAAAGTGATCCAGGACCCACGAAGCAACCCCGGGAGCCGAAGCAGGAGCcggactggactcctctcaacatAACCCGGGAGGAAATCTTGAAGGAGGTAAAAGACAAACCTTTTTATTATCCTCCGAAGccaatgcaaactcctccggagAGCATACCTTACAATAGGAAATATGATTATCACGAGACACACGGGCACAAGACGGAGAACTGCTTATCGCTCAAGTACTTCATCGAGGACCAAGTAAAGAAAGGAAACCTGAACAAGTACTTGGTCCGGGACAACAACAACAGAGGGAAGGCATAA